In Dama dama isolate Ldn47 chromosome 9, ASM3311817v1, whole genome shotgun sequence, the following proteins share a genomic window:
- the HAVCR2 gene encoding hepatitis A virus cellular receptor 2 isoform X2, which yields MFSHLFFDCVLLMLLLLTSSLKGAYVSQVGQNADLPCTYSPATTENLVPVCWGRGPCPVFECYSLVLRTDGRNVTFQTSSRYLLKRDLHKGDVTLTIKNVTLADSGTYCCRIQFPGPMNDRKSNLELIIKPETQTLETLRNKNQTEISTLATELQDMGATTTTGLYIGAGVSAGLALILISGGFILKWYSDRKEKIQNSSLITLANLSPSGLANTAAEVIHPEENIYIIEENVYEVEDPYEYYCSVKSGQQS from the exons ATGTTTTCACATCTGTTTTTTGACTGTGTCCTGCTCATGCTGCTACTGCTTACAA GTTCTTTGAAAGGGGCTTATGTGTCTCAGGTGGGTCAGAATGCTGATCTGCCCTGCACCTACTCTCCAGCTACTACTGAGAATCTCGTGCCTGTGTGCTGGGGCAGGGGACCCTGCCCTGTGTTTGAATGTTACAGTTTGGTGCTCAGGACTGATGGAAGGAATGTGACCTTTCAGACATCCAGCAGATACCTACTAAAGAGGGATTTGCACAAAGGAGACGTGACCTTAACCATAAAGAATGTGACTTTAGCTGACAGTGGGACCTATTGCTGCCGGATCCAATTCCCAGGGCCAATGAATGATCGAAAATCAAACCTGGAGTTGATCATCAAACCAG AGACGCAGACACTGGAGACCCTCCGTAATAAAAATCAGACA GAAATATCCACACTGGCTACTGAGTTACAAGATATGGGTGCCACCACCACCACAGGCCTCTACATAGGAGCAGGAGTCTCTGCTGGGCTGGCTCTGATTCTTATCTCTGGTGGTTTCATTCTCAAAT GGTATTCTGATAGAAAAGAGAAGATACAAaattccag CCTCATCACTTTGGCCAACCTTTCTCCTTCAGGGTTGGCAAATACAGCAGCAGAGGTGATTCACCCAGAGGAAAACATCTATATCATTGAGGAAAACGTATATGAAGTGGAGGATCCATACGAGTATTACTGCTCCGTCAAGAGTGGGCAGCAATCCTAA
- the HAVCR2 gene encoding hepatitis A virus cellular receptor 2 isoform X1: MFSHLFFDCVLLMLLLLTSSLKGAYVSQVGQNADLPCTYSPATTENLVPVCWGRGPCPVFECYSLVLRTDGRNVTFQTSSRYLLKRDLHKGDVTLTIKNVTLADSGTYCCRIQFPGPMNDRKSNLELIIKPAKVTPAWTPWRGITTAFPRMLTTKGPVSETQTLETLRNKNQTEISTLATELQDMGATTTTGLYIGAGVSAGLALILISGGFILKWYSDRKEKIQNSSLITLANLSPSGLANTAAEVIHPEENIYIIEENVYEVEDPYEYYCSVKSGQQS; this comes from the exons ATGTTTTCACATCTGTTTTTTGACTGTGTCCTGCTCATGCTGCTACTGCTTACAA GTTCTTTGAAAGGGGCTTATGTGTCTCAGGTGGGTCAGAATGCTGATCTGCCCTGCACCTACTCTCCAGCTACTACTGAGAATCTCGTGCCTGTGTGCTGGGGCAGGGGACCCTGCCCTGTGTTTGAATGTTACAGTTTGGTGCTCAGGACTGATGGAAGGAATGTGACCTTTCAGACATCCAGCAGATACCTACTAAAGAGGGATTTGCACAAAGGAGACGTGACCTTAACCATAAAGAATGTGACTTTAGCTGACAGTGGGACCTATTGCTGCCGGATCCAATTCCCAGGGCCAATGAATGATCGAAAATCAAACCTGGAGTTGATCATCAAACCAG CCAAGGTCACTCCAGCTTGGACTCCATGGAGGGGCATCACTACAGCCTTTCCAAGGATGCTCACCACAAAGGGACCTGTCTCAG AGACGCAGACACTGGAGACCCTCCGTAATAAAAATCAGACA GAAATATCCACACTGGCTACTGAGTTACAAGATATGGGTGCCACCACCACCACAGGCCTCTACATAGGAGCAGGAGTCTCTGCTGGGCTGGCTCTGATTCTTATCTCTGGTGGTTTCATTCTCAAAT GGTATTCTGATAGAAAAGAGAAGATACAAaattccag CCTCATCACTTTGGCCAACCTTTCTCCTTCAGGGTTGGCAAATACAGCAGCAGAGGTGATTCACCCAGAGGAAAACATCTATATCATTGAGGAAAACGTATATGAAGTGGAGGATCCATACGAGTATTACTGCTCCGTCAAGAGTGGGCAGCAATCCTAA
- the HAVCR2 gene encoding hepatitis A virus cellular receptor 2 isoform X3, producing the protein MFSHLFFDCVLLMLLLLTSSLKGAYVSQVGQNADLPCTYSPATTENLVPVCWGRGPCPVFECYSLVLRTDGRNVTFQTSSRYLLKRDLHKGDVTLTIKNVTLADSGTYCCRIQFPGPMNDRKSNLELIIKPAKVTPAWTPWRGITTAFPRMLTTKGPVSETQTLETLRNKNQTEISTLATELQDMGATTTTGLYIGAGVSAGLALILISGGFILKWYSDRKEKIQNSRVGKYSSRGDSPRGKHLYH; encoded by the exons ATGTTTTCACATCTGTTTTTTGACTGTGTCCTGCTCATGCTGCTACTGCTTACAA GTTCTTTGAAAGGGGCTTATGTGTCTCAGGTGGGTCAGAATGCTGATCTGCCCTGCACCTACTCTCCAGCTACTACTGAGAATCTCGTGCCTGTGTGCTGGGGCAGGGGACCCTGCCCTGTGTTTGAATGTTACAGTTTGGTGCTCAGGACTGATGGAAGGAATGTGACCTTTCAGACATCCAGCAGATACCTACTAAAGAGGGATTTGCACAAAGGAGACGTGACCTTAACCATAAAGAATGTGACTTTAGCTGACAGTGGGACCTATTGCTGCCGGATCCAATTCCCAGGGCCAATGAATGATCGAAAATCAAACCTGGAGTTGATCATCAAACCAG CCAAGGTCACTCCAGCTTGGACTCCATGGAGGGGCATCACTACAGCCTTTCCAAGGATGCTCACCACAAAGGGACCTGTCTCAG AGACGCAGACACTGGAGACCCTCCGTAATAAAAATCAGACA GAAATATCCACACTGGCTACTGAGTTACAAGATATGGGTGCCACCACCACCACAGGCCTCTACATAGGAGCAGGAGTCTCTGCTGGGCTGGCTCTGATTCTTATCTCTGGTGGTTTCATTCTCAAAT GGTATTCTGATAGAAAAGAGAAGATACAAaattccag GGTTGGCAAATACAGCAGCAGAGGTGATTCACCCAGAGGAAAACATCTATATCATTGA